A portion of the Campylobacter concisus ATCC 51562 genome contains these proteins:
- a CDS encoding murein hydrolase activator EnvC family protein has protein sequence MRKGIFIFLLAFSLAFASNTKEKIKDSKNSLRSSQAMSEQLSKKLDDLAGDIVNGEKKLRGISGDITNLKGQISVLETNASKALLELDDLTKQNKELERTQKELEQNMIRIIAEDLSFDLLMSATEGKQSEESIISSQILTKLNAITKEDFKRLSQNYEDTIEKIKNKSNKISEINSSIKNYRRKQSDLQILENTQKNTINGLKRDKEIYSKKLAKLQAQQDELRKTLEQLAIMQKQEDEAARAAREKQEKAAASKGGKKGEKSQPMGGGYQTSSVKKYSGAKTIAPLDSYTVKQKFGNYVDPIYNIKIFNESVTLRSTTPDAKVKSVLNGKVVFAKATPMLENVVIIENENGIHTIYAHLSQIAPTVKVGSVVQKGYVIGRVRNDLTFEVTQRNYHIDPLEMISK, from the coding sequence ATGAGAAAAGGAATTTTTATATTTTTGCTAGCTTTTAGCTTAGCTTTTGCGTCAAATACCAAAGAGAAGATCAAAGACTCCAAAAACTCGCTAAGATCGAGTCAGGCGATGAGTGAGCAGCTTAGTAAAAAGCTAGATGATTTGGCTGGTGATATCGTAAATGGCGAGAAAAAACTTCGTGGTATAAGTGGCGATATCACAAATTTAAAGGGTCAAATTTCAGTCCTTGAGACAAATGCTTCAAAAGCACTTCTTGAACTTGATGATCTAACGAAACAAAACAAAGAGCTAGAACGCACACAAAAAGAGCTAGAGCAAAATATGATAAGGATCATCGCAGAAGATTTGTCGTTTGATCTTTTGATGTCTGCAACTGAGGGCAAGCAAAGCGAGGAGAGCATTATCTCATCTCAAATTTTAACCAAGCTAAATGCTATTACAAAAGAGGATTTTAAAAGACTTAGCCAAAACTATGAAGATACGATCGAAAAGATAAAAAATAAATCAAACAAAATAAGCGAGATAAACTCAAGCATCAAAAACTATAGACGCAAGCAAAGTGACTTGCAAATTTTAGAAAATACACAAAAAAATACTATAAACGGACTAAAACGAGATAAAGAAATTTATAGCAAAAAGCTAGCCAAGCTTCAAGCCCAGCAAGATGAGCTAAGAAAGACGCTAGAGCAGCTTGCTATCATGCAAAAACAAGAAGATGAAGCCGCACGTGCAGCTAGAGAAAAACAAGAAAAAGCAGCTGCAAGCAAAGGTGGTAAAAAAGGCGAAAAAAGCCAGCCAATGGGTGGAGGCTATCAAACAAGCTCAGTCAAAAAATATTCAGGTGCAAAGACAATCGCTCCTCTTGATAGCTACACTGTAAAGCAAAAATTTGGTAACTATGTAGATCCAATATATAACATCAAAATTTTTAATGAGTCAGTCACGCTTCGCTCAACCACGCCAGATGCCAAGGTCAAAAGCGTGCTAAATGGCAAAGTGGTCTTTGCAAAAGCAACTCCAATGCTTGAAAATGTAGTCATTATAGAAAACGAAAATGGCATCCACACGATCTACGCTCACCTAAGTCAGATCGCACCGACGGTTAAAGTAGGCTCAGTTGTGCAAAAAGGCTACGTTATAGGCCGAGTTAGAAACGATCTAACCTTTGAAGTAACGCAAAGAAACTACCACATCGATCCACTTGAGATGATCTCAAAATAG
- a CDS encoding FtsX-like permease family protein, whose product MRSLKNHLGFILPLIALLFSVQFSLTADKVVRDYERLMGNDYNIVIVSSKELSDTILKPVVSNLSSLEPLSPQKIIDRLSNDISAKNLSILQNALPKFYSLKLSEFPTPQYMDELKQKLLKFDGITKVETFSKTHDKVFKMLNLAKSISYAFMAILCVVGLMLMLKQAKIWLFEHRERIEIMTLFGAPFWLKSAMLYKSAMVDSLVATIAVGAFFFFLPSIEIFRENAASIDVVLPSLDPSRDIFILFGVAMFLSIFAVSLVMSKARKSTI is encoded by the coding sequence ATGAGATCGCTTAAAAATCATCTTGGATTTATCCTGCCGCTAATCGCGCTTTTGTTTTCAGTGCAGTTTAGTCTCACTGCCGATAAGGTTGTGAGAGATTATGAAAGGCTCATGGGAAATGACTACAACATCGTCATAGTTTCAAGTAAAGAGCTTAGTGATACTATTTTAAAGCCTGTGGTTAGCAATCTATCTAGCCTTGAGCCACTAAGCCCGCAAAAGATCATCGACCGCCTCTCAAATGACATCTCTGCTAAAAATTTATCCATACTGCAAAATGCGCTACCTAAATTTTACTCACTAAAACTTAGTGAATTTCCGACACCGCAGTACATGGATGAGCTAAAGCAAAAACTTTTAAAATTTGATGGAATCACAAAGGTTGAGACATTTTCAAAGACTCACGATAAGGTCTTTAAAATGCTAAATTTAGCAAAAAGCATATCGTATGCTTTTATGGCGATACTTTGTGTGGTTGGGCTTATGCTTATGCTAAAGCAGGCTAAAATTTGGCTATTTGAGCATAGAGAGCGCATTGAGATTATGACACTTTTTGGAGCACCTTTTTGGCTAAAATCAGCCATGCTCTATAAATCAGCCATGGTTGATAGCCTAGTTGCTACCATTGCAGTCGGTGCATTTTTCTTTTTCTTGCCCAGCATTGAAATTTTTAGAGAAAATGCCGCAAGCATCGATGTGGTTTTGCCTAGCCTTGATCCTTCAAGGGATATTTTTATTTTATTTGGCGTGGCTATGTTTTTAAGCATTTTTGCTGTTAGTTTGGTGATGAGTAAGGCTAGAAAAAGCACGATATGA
- a CDS encoding cell division ATP-binding protein FtsE encodes MQEIISARNLSLAYERDEIVINSVNLDIYANDFVFITGKSGSGKSTLLKSFYGEISPLAGELNVCMTQMDDIDDKRLCELRQRVGIIFQNYRLINEWNVERNVMLPLIIKGINQNVSKKQVAKLLKHVNMLHKADKYPRELSGGEQQRVAMARALAHNPNLLLCDEPTGNLDEYSSDVIWSLLKSAREFLGTSVVVVTHHIPSTLRIPYRHFVIENGGVHEIA; translated from the coding sequence ATGCAAGAGATAATTAGTGCAAGGAATTTGAGCCTAGCTTATGAACGCGATGAAATCGTAATTAATAGCGTCAATTTAGATATTTATGCAAATGATTTTGTCTTTATCACAGGCAAGAGCGGAAGTGGAAAAAGCACACTTTTAAAATCATTTTATGGAGAAATTTCACCTCTTGCTGGAGAGCTAAATGTCTGCATGACGCAAATGGATGATATCGATGACAAAAGACTTTGTGAGCTTAGGCAGCGAGTTGGCATTATATTTCAAAATTATCGCTTGATAAATGAATGGAATGTGGAAAGAAACGTCATGTTGCCCCTCATCATCAAAGGTATCAATCAAAATGTGAGTAAAAAGCAAGTGGCTAAACTTTTAAAACATGTAAATATGCTTCATAAAGCTGATAAATACCCTCGTGAGCTAAGTGGCGGTGAGCAGCAAAGAGTTGCCATGGCAAGGGCTCTAGCACACAATCCAAATTTGCTCTTATGCGACGAGCCAACTGGAAATTTAGACGAATACTCAAGTGATGTCATCTGGTCGCTTTTAAAATCAGCTAGGGAATTTTTAGGCACAAGCGTCGTTGTGGTGACTCATCACATTCCCTCAACGCTTCGTATCCCATACCGTCACTTTGTTATAGAAAATGGAGGCGTGCATGAGATCGCTTAA
- the trmB gene encoding tRNA (guanosine(46)-N7)-methyltransferase TrmB: MPNFIASSLKELSFPFGNDKVKFLWQANGRNERLIYTKNEEDSFFLVVKHGKNGVVVKGEKLTKPAKVGLLQEALELFKEQNCNDVISQAFAVKKTNLTKKVSEILSLEEFVPAFYELKDKFKEIFIEIGFGSGRHLLYQAKNNPNTLVIGIEVYKPSIEQVAKLAKTNALENVRLINTDARLLLSLIGSNLVDRVFLHFPVPWDKAEHRRVVSSAFALECERILKVGGKFELRTDSKEYCDFSLSKFLEPTNSKIEAFKNRNLEVTSKYEDRWRRQDKDIYDVIYTCEVKSSESVLAGDFSFKEKTNVKNIIKNFKNFIIKKEDYFLHFEEIYTINEGEILLKVAFGAFNKPEQCFIKISDEKSEYFIKKPILIRENLAAHELLKEYLADARDN, from the coding sequence ATGCCAAATTTCATAGCTTCGTCCTTAAAAGAGCTCTCGTTTCCATTTGGTAATGACAAAGTCAAATTTCTTTGGCAGGCAAATGGTCGAAACGAGAGGCTCATCTACACAAAAAATGAAGAAGATAGCTTTTTTCTAGTCGTAAAGCATGGTAAAAATGGCGTCGTCGTAAAGGGAGAAAAGCTTACAAAACCAGCTAAAGTTGGTCTTTTGCAAGAGGCACTGGAGCTTTTTAAGGAGCAAAATTGCAATGACGTAATCAGCCAAGCATTTGCTGTAAAAAAGACAAATTTGACTAAAAAAGTGAGTGAAATTTTAAGCCTTGAAGAATTTGTGCCAGCGTTTTACGAGCTAAAAGATAAATTTAAAGAGATTTTCATAGAGATCGGCTTTGGTTCTGGCAGACACTTGCTTTATCAAGCTAAAAATAATCCAAATACCCTAGTTATCGGAATAGAAGTCTATAAACCGAGCATCGAGCAAGTAGCAAAGCTAGCCAAGACAAATGCCCTAGAAAACGTACGTCTAATCAATACTGACGCCAGACTTTTACTCTCGCTTATTGGCTCAAATTTAGTTGATAGAGTCTTTTTACACTTTCCAGTGCCGTGGGATAAAGCAGAGCATAGACGCGTGGTCTCATCGGCGTTTGCGCTTGAGTGCGAGAGGATATTAAAAGTAGGCGGCAAATTTGAGCTAAGGACTGATAGCAAGGAGTATTGCGATTTTAGCTTGAGTAAATTTTTAGAGCCTACAAACTCAAAAATAGAAGCTTTCAAAAATAGAAATTTAGAGGTAACTAGCAAGTACGAAGACCGCTGGAGACGCCAAGATAAGGATATTTATGATGTCATTTATACTTGTGAGGTCAAAAGTAGCGAGAGTGTTTTAGCTGGAGATTTTAGCTTTAAAGAAAAGACAAACGTAAAAAATATCATTAAAAATTTTAAAAATTTCATCATTAAAAAAGAGGATTATTTTTTACATTTTGAAGAAATTTACACCATAAATGAGGGTGAAATTTTGCTAAAAGTTGCTTTTGGAGCATTTAATAAACCTGAGCAATGTTTTATCAAAATAAGCGATGAAAAAAGCGAATATTTTATAAAAAAACCGATCTTAATTCGTGAGAATTTAGCAGCACACGAGCTTTTGAAGGAGTATTTGGCTGATGCAAGAGATAATTAG